Proteins from a single region of Cystobacter fuscus DSM 2262:
- a CDS encoding YoaK family protein, translated as MPFSGIKSRGRFGYFTLALLLAGVAGGVNAIGFFAFGVRISHMTGNVSWFGESFAAGRLDNALGAGQLVIAFILGAIASEALLETSRHRARGQYIPALGVEIFTLGFVAFWGHHHPETHEELLTRGLAFSMGLQNALTTRVSGAVVRPTHLTGVLTDLGIQIVRMAVWVMDGGRKEGARGFLVRLFELPIAPQFERARLQLGLATAFILGSFIGSFLFLTFGTIVLLLPCMGLLAVIAIDLSIMTTHSPVAST; from the coding sequence ATGCCTTTCAGTGGAATCAAGTCTCGTGGACGTTTTGGTTATTTCACGCTGGCCTTGCTGCTGGCGGGGGTCGCTGGTGGAGTCAACGCCATCGGCTTCTTCGCCTTCGGGGTCCGCATCAGCCACATGACGGGTAACGTGTCCTGGTTCGGTGAATCGTTCGCCGCCGGACGGTTGGACAACGCGCTCGGCGCGGGTCAGCTCGTCATTGCCTTCATCCTGGGAGCCATCGCCTCGGAAGCGCTGCTGGAGACGTCGCGCCATCGCGCCCGAGGGCAGTACATTCCCGCGCTCGGCGTGGAGATCTTCACGCTCGGCTTCGTGGCCTTCTGGGGTCATCACCACCCGGAGACCCACGAGGAGCTGCTCACGCGCGGTCTGGCCTTCAGCATGGGCCTGCAGAACGCGCTCACCACGCGCGTGTCCGGCGCGGTGGTGCGTCCCACGCACCTGACCGGCGTGCTCACGGATCTGGGCATCCAGATCGTGCGCATGGCGGTGTGGGTGATGGACGGAGGCCGGAAGGAGGGGGCGCGTGGCTTCCTGGTGCGCCTGTTCGAGCTGCCCATCGCCCCTCAGTTCGAGCGGGCCCGGCTCCAGCTCGGCCTCGCCACTGCCTTCATCCTGGGAAGCTTCATCGGCTCGTTCCTGTTCCTCACCTTCGGCACCATCGTCCTGCTGCTGCCGTGCATGGGATTGTTGGCGGTGATCGCCATTGATCTCAGTATCATGACGACCCACTCGCCCGTGGCGAGTACCTGA
- a CDS encoding Lrp/AsnC family transcriptional regulator, translating to MHTIFVMIKCELGQTYKTAAMIADQVDEAAEVYSTSGGYDLLAKFHLDKAQDIGRFVTERIQTMPGIKDTYTITTFSAF from the coding sequence GTGCACACCATCTTCGTCATGATCAAGTGTGAGCTGGGGCAGACGTACAAGACCGCGGCGATGATCGCCGACCAGGTCGACGAGGCCGCGGAGGTCTACTCCACCTCGGGCGGGTACGATCTCCTGGCCAAGTTCCACCTCGACAAGGCCCAGGACATCGGCCGCTTCGTCACCGAGCGCATCCAGACGATGCCCGGCATCAAGGACACCTACACCATCACCACCTTCAGCGCCTTCTAG
- a CDS encoding fatty acid desaturase family protein has product MSSPAASGFDPSSVDVEAFLRDVRALRAEIDASVGEEDLTHLRRIERWGRTATAVGLATCWLAPNPLSAVALSLGRSTRWLLMHHVGHRGYDRVPGAPEERTSKGFAKGARRFVDWFDWMLPEAWVFEHNVLHHSHTGEDADPDLLERNAEGSLRRGDIPLALRYTQLALLAITWRASYYAPETLASLRRKRRPDGPLTREEWLEVLRSGYAPYAAWNFVVLPALFLPLGAWAGLSALGNSLMAEVLTNLHTFLVVGPNHTGEDLYRFDSAPQGRGERYLQQVLGSANYRTGGDLNDYLHLWLNYQIEHHIFPDLSMLQYQRVQPKVRALCERHGIPYVQESVWTRARKMVDVVVGKSSMRRLAGLGRSQGGAEEPLPDVA; this is encoded by the coding sequence ATGTCGTCTCCCGCCGCTTCCGGCTTCGATCCCTCGTCCGTGGACGTCGAGGCCTTCCTGCGTGACGTGCGCGCGCTGCGCGCGGAGATCGACGCCAGCGTGGGTGAGGAGGATCTCACCCACCTGCGGCGCATCGAGCGCTGGGGCCGGACGGCCACGGCGGTGGGGCTGGCCACGTGCTGGCTCGCGCCCAATCCCCTGAGCGCGGTGGCGCTGAGCCTCGGCCGCTCCACGCGCTGGCTGCTCATGCACCACGTGGGCCACCGCGGCTATGACCGCGTGCCGGGTGCACCCGAGGAGCGCACCAGCAAGGGTTTCGCCAAGGGCGCGCGCCGCTTCGTCGACTGGTTCGACTGGATGCTGCCCGAGGCCTGGGTCTTCGAGCACAACGTGCTCCACCACTCGCACACCGGCGAGGACGCGGATCCGGATCTGCTCGAGCGCAACGCCGAGGGCTCCCTGCGCCGGGGGGACATCCCACTCGCGCTGCGCTACACGCAGCTCGCGCTGCTCGCCATCACCTGGCGGGCGAGCTACTACGCCCCGGAGACGCTCGCCTCGCTGCGGCGCAAGCGCCGGCCGGACGGTCCGCTCACGCGCGAGGAGTGGCTGGAGGTGCTGCGCTCGGGCTACGCGCCCTATGCCGCGTGGAACTTCGTCGTGCTGCCCGCGCTCTTCCTGCCCCTGGGGGCCTGGGCGGGCCTGAGCGCCCTGGGCAACTCGCTCATGGCCGAGGTGCTCACCAACCTGCACACCTTCCTCGTCGTGGGGCCCAACCACACCGGCGAGGATCTCTACCGCTTCGACTCGGCGCCGCAGGGGCGAGGCGAGCGCTACCTGCAGCAGGTGCTGGGCAGCGCCAACTACCGCACGGGGGGAGATCTCAACGACTACCTCCACCTGTGGCTCAACTACCAGATCGAGCACCACATCTTCCCGGATCTGTCGATGCTCCAGTACCAGCGGGTGCAGCCCAAGGTGCGCGCGCTGTGCGAGCGCCACGGCATCCCCTACGTGCAGGAGAGCGTCTGGACGCGGGCGCGCAAGATGGTGGACGTGGTGGTGGGCAAGAGCTCCATGCGGCGGCTGGCGGGCCTGGGCCGGAGCCAGGGTGGGGCGGAGGAACCGCTTCCCGACGTGGCGTGA
- a CDS encoding SulP family inorganic anion transporter, translated as MSVNFLSRLRPYLPSVRSGLGLRELLPEWKALFSSRDLKEDVVAALQVASVAVPLSLAIGLASGVSPEIALVTAIVAGVVGSLFGGTPLLVTGPTAAMAVLIASAVQQYGLRGLLTIGLVVGVLQVLTGLLGLGRAIRLVPMPVVSGFTAGIGAILLIWQLPRALGLPPPDQNHVFDVLAHLGQLMHQAQPVALALTALTLAVTLSLPRVSPKLPSPLIAVAITSALVLGLGLDVPTLGALPHALPLPAMPSMPTSGWVQLLSTAFIVYALSSLTAVTAGGVVAKLSPRPKHDPDQDLVGLGLSNMAVSLLGGIPAAGAYARAALNAKAGGRTRRATLLHALLVLGAVLLLVPVLAHIPIVALVGVLMALAVRMLRPRELLGLWKVSRTEGTVFIVTFASVVLLDFIVGVQAGIIVALAIAVVQLGRGQAGIVHTNSAGPSRFLLTGPITFLSAAKIEALRNEAHALEPGRGMVFDFSDVTAMDVSGAELMTQLMRELLDAQHPLVIQGALPEVQRLLLRQAGKDSRFEELFALTESDVVARLQGLEGATQPSPRDRLVHGVERFRRARRPRYGELFGRLAKGQTPHTLLITCADSRISPSLITSTDPGELFIVRNVGNLVPQDHSPLSPAVSSAIEYALEVLGVSDVIVCGHSACGAMKALLSKDKPEGLPGVVTWLAEATPVLGKLSPDATPEDAAKANALVQLDNALTNPVLRRKYDAGEVRLHAWFYDVGHSEVLEFEPKTGEWAPLGLPLRDHSAHADGDGSPSSRGDGHASQEDAAAPGI; from the coding sequence ATGAGTGTGAACTTCCTTTCTCGGCTTCGTCCCTACCTCCCCTCCGTGCGTTCAGGCCTCGGCCTGCGCGAGCTGCTTCCCGAGTGGAAGGCCCTCTTCTCCTCCCGGGATCTCAAGGAAGACGTCGTGGCCGCCTTGCAGGTGGCCAGTGTCGCCGTCCCCCTGTCCCTGGCCATCGGTCTGGCCTCGGGCGTGTCCCCGGAAATCGCCCTGGTGACGGCCATCGTCGCGGGCGTCGTCGGATCCTTGTTTGGCGGAACGCCCCTGCTGGTGACGGGCCCGACCGCCGCCATGGCGGTGCTCATCGCCTCGGCGGTGCAGCAGTACGGCCTGCGAGGCCTGCTCACCATCGGCCTGGTGGTGGGTGTGCTGCAGGTGCTCACCGGCCTGTTGGGGCTCGGCCGCGCCATCCGCCTGGTGCCCATGCCGGTGGTGTCGGGCTTCACCGCCGGCATCGGCGCCATCCTCCTCATCTGGCAGCTCCCGCGCGCCCTGGGCCTGCCGCCCCCGGACCAGAACCACGTGTTCGACGTCCTGGCGCACCTGGGCCAGTTGATGCATCAGGCCCAGCCCGTCGCGCTCGCCCTCACCGCGCTCACGCTGGCCGTCACCCTGAGCCTGCCCCGGGTGTCGCCCAAGCTGCCCTCGCCCCTCATCGCCGTCGCCATCACCAGCGCCCTCGTCCTGGGCCTGGGCCTGGACGTGCCGACGCTCGGCGCGCTGCCCCACGCGCTGCCCCTGCCCGCCATGCCGAGCATGCCCACGTCGGGCTGGGTCCAGTTGCTGAGCACCGCGTTCATCGTCTACGCCCTGTCGTCCCTGACGGCGGTGACGGCCGGCGGCGTGGTGGCCAAGTTGTCCCCGCGTCCCAAGCATGATCCGGATCAGGATCTCGTGGGCCTGGGACTGAGCAACATGGCCGTGTCCCTGCTCGGCGGCATCCCGGCGGCGGGCGCCTACGCGCGCGCCGCGCTCAACGCGAAGGCCGGGGGACGCACCCGGCGCGCCACGCTGCTGCACGCGCTGCTCGTCCTGGGGGCGGTGCTGCTGCTGGTGCCCGTGCTCGCCCACATCCCCATCGTGGCGCTCGTCGGCGTGTTGATGGCCCTGGCGGTGCGCATGCTGCGCCCTCGGGAGCTGCTGGGGCTCTGGAAGGTGTCGCGCACGGAGGGGACGGTGTTCATCGTCACCTTCGCGTCCGTCGTGCTCCTGGACTTCATCGTCGGCGTGCAGGCGGGCATCATCGTGGCGCTGGCCATCGCCGTCGTGCAGTTGGGCCGGGGTCAGGCGGGGATCGTCCACACGAACTCGGCGGGGCCCTCCCGCTTCCTGCTCACGGGCCCCATCACCTTCCTGAGCGCCGCGAAGATCGAGGCCCTGCGCAACGAGGCCCACGCGCTGGAGCCCGGGCGCGGCATGGTGTTCGACTTCTCGGACGTGACGGCCATGGACGTGTCGGGCGCGGAGCTGATGACGCAGCTGATGCGTGAGCTGCTGGACGCCCAGCACCCGCTCGTCATCCAGGGCGCGCTGCCCGAGGTGCAGCGCCTGCTGTTGCGCCAGGCTGGAAAGGACTCGCGCTTCGAGGAGCTCTTCGCCCTCACCGAGTCCGACGTGGTGGCCCGCCTCCAGGGCCTCGAGGGCGCGACGCAGCCCTCGCCGAGGGATCGTCTGGTGCACGGCGTGGAGCGCTTCCGCCGCGCGCGCCGCCCGCGCTACGGGGAGCTGTTCGGCCGGCTCGCCAAGGGCCAGACGCCGCACACGCTGCTCATCACCTGCGCCGACAGCCGCATCAGCCCGAGCCTCATCACCTCCACGGATCCCGGTGAGCTGTTCATCGTGCGCAACGTGGGCAACCTCGTGCCCCAGGACCACTCGCCCCTGTCCCCCGCGGTGAGCAGCGCCATCGAGTACGCGCTGGAGGTGCTGGGCGTGTCGGACGTCATCGTCTGCGGCCACTCGGCCTGCGGCGCCATGAAGGCGCTCTTGAGCAAGGACAAGCCCGAGGGGCTGCCCGGGGTGGTCACCTGGCTGGCCGAGGCCACGCCCGTGCTCGGCAAGCTGTCCCCCGACGCCACCCCCGAGGACGCGGCCAAGGCCAACGCCCTGGTGCAGCTGGACAACGCGCTCACCAACCCCGTGCTGCGCCGCAAGTACGACGCCGGCGAGGTGCGGCTGCACGCCTGGTTCTACGACGTGGGCCACTCGGAGGTGCTGGAGTTCGAGCCGAAGACGGGCGAGTGGGCCCCCCTCGGCCTCCCGCTGCGCGACCACTCGGCCCACGCCGATGGCGACGGGAGCCCGTCCTCGCGGGGTGACGGTCACGCCTCCCAGGAGGACGCGGCGGCGCCGGGCATCTAG
- a CDS encoding DNA repair ATPase, whose amino-acid sequence MATQSPTPAGEATLEGGSYEVIRARLLTQAEALGTQASALNERRKKLFGGTELTVIGNERVRTENNCVARDIVGVGKYLLFGYNVFIGLKKGTSVADVFSLHKFEKTAEGFDFSEVPPTEAGGFLVDPRFVKDFGELYKYYKDARLIQLRRNESRLLAIFQTGQSERDIKVFRFSLDVEGNATYLDNQGDRDHVFPAAHDFEWTVATRDNYVFGQHPHVNVLDQVFVETVKGDLTIKVENNTADGQGIYREPVDDPDQSLDDAEFAYAKVGGLILLRVLPFREQKHRYLVFNTRTQHVVRVDAVGQACVRLPEDQGIIFPGGYYLQTGDYKVFDGIGEGLRFKRAIRSPNGEDVLYAFFRGDDGSYVLFPYNLVRKEVQNPLQCHGFSLFADGRMVVFRATTNEPTRVHPMQVWQTPFVSAEHAAKTPPAPGYLGKVGNAELVRGISDALTLVRLARSDKPSRRTYEDLAAASSRMLDAFYWLGHEETRLKEGIESLRRTSELIIDEFEKVLALRKRAEDAIAEALTAQEQMLLRVRPEELQNAEGFMMALSDLRKQRGHLITLKEVRYIDVARLETLEQQVISETDRVSADAVGFLQGDEALRPLATRLDDLLARLEPVRTTLELAPLGEDIEQVGKGLEVLSETVGGLQVGDPLARARILEGISELFSRLNRVRAGLGARRKELVGREKRAEFGAQFKLLGQSVESALSVADSPEKCDEGLSRLTVQLEEMEGRFGEFDEFLGQLTQKREELLEAFGQKKQALVDERQRRAQNLFGAAERILTGVNRRAKSFKAEDELNTYFASDSMVLKLRQLAQQLLELQDSVRADEVLSRVKTARQDALRALRDRNDLYEEGSGAPVIKFGKHRFNVNTQTLDLTLVPRDGALYLQLTGTDYAQKLEDPELAKYRELWEQHLVSETPEVYRAEYLAAQVLLDAEEGRGGVSLAALRQAALEPGGLLEKVRAYSADKYDEGYERGIHDADAVAILEKLLPMHTGAGLLRFAPTPRAWAALYWALGGENEEKALLHRRARSLHRLRTAFGEGAELVVLGDEAGERIGAFLTAVGVTPGPSEARLAGRYLVEELGGERPRFTTSGEAVAVKDALLSHLDRAGTRSAFEDDLRGLEKSLPERLRVVRAWVDAYLARREGGPGAAAHVALEAAVLLLTERKLDREVAGALTSAEVTGLLGQHPRVHERKLALRLDEFLARLSAFRQVRVPAYHAYRGLLRDLLERERRRLRLDEFTPKVLSSFVRNRLIDEVYLPLIGANLAKQLGAAGENKRTDRMGMLLLMSPPGYGKTTLMEYVASRLGLTFVKVNGPALGHSVKSLDPAEAPNATARQEVERINLSFEMGNNVMLYLDDIQHTDPEFLQKFISLCDGQRRVEGVWNGQTRTYDLRGKKFCVVMAGNPYTETGDRFRIPDMLANRADTYNLGDILDGKQELFALSYIENALTSNAALAPLATREPADIHKLIRMARGEDVPTGELSYGYAAAELQEIVAIFQRLFRVQEVMLKVNLQYIASAAQDERFRTEPPFKLQGSYRNMGKVTEKVVAAMTDEELERLLDDHYQGESQTLTTAAEQNLLKLRELRGRLSPEQAARWEEIKQGFARVKRMGGKEDDPVARVTGQLGAIEEQLGSVRDAVVRAAEGARGSQGAHPVAEMAPRLEALREAMLELARKESPAPVVQVPPGTDLTPYLQHLAKVLRALAERSVAPAPAVDLGPVMEQLTLAVKTMAERPVPTAVVSPPAQALHRATVTSLSPDLGRQLSLVENALAPLERVAKRTLQSGEESLKAMQVWQAVTEALELLQSLQRPMS is encoded by the coding sequence ATGGCAACACAAAGCCCCACCCCCGCTGGCGAGGCCACGCTGGAGGGCGGCAGCTACGAGGTCATCCGCGCGCGCCTGCTCACCCAGGCGGAGGCGCTTGGCACCCAGGCCTCGGCTCTCAACGAGCGGCGCAAGAAGCTCTTCGGTGGCACCGAGCTCACCGTCATCGGCAACGAGCGCGTGCGCACCGAGAACAACTGCGTGGCGCGCGACATCGTCGGCGTCGGCAAGTACCTGCTCTTCGGCTACAACGTCTTCATCGGCCTGAAGAAGGGCACGTCCGTGGCGGACGTCTTCTCGCTGCACAAGTTCGAGAAGACCGCCGAGGGCTTCGACTTCTCCGAGGTGCCCCCCACCGAGGCCGGCGGCTTCCTGGTGGATCCGCGCTTCGTCAAGGACTTCGGCGAACTCTACAAGTACTACAAGGACGCGCGGCTCATCCAACTGCGCCGCAACGAGTCGCGGCTCCTGGCCATCTTCCAGACGGGCCAGTCCGAGCGCGACATCAAGGTCTTCCGCTTCTCGCTCGACGTGGAGGGCAACGCCACCTACCTGGACAACCAGGGCGATCGCGACCACGTCTTCCCCGCGGCCCATGACTTCGAATGGACGGTGGCCACGCGGGACAACTACGTGTTCGGCCAGCACCCCCACGTCAACGTCCTGGATCAGGTGTTCGTGGAGACGGTGAAGGGCGATCTCACCATCAAGGTGGAGAACAACACCGCGGACGGGCAGGGCATCTACCGCGAGCCCGTGGACGATCCGGACCAGTCGCTGGACGACGCCGAGTTCGCCTACGCGAAGGTGGGCGGCCTCATCCTCCTGCGCGTGCTGCCCTTCCGCGAGCAGAAGCACCGCTACCTCGTCTTCAACACCCGCACGCAGCACGTGGTGCGCGTCGACGCCGTGGGCCAGGCATGTGTCCGCCTTCCCGAGGACCAGGGCATCATCTTCCCCGGCGGCTACTACCTCCAGACGGGCGACTACAAGGTCTTCGACGGCATTGGCGAGGGCCTGCGCTTCAAGCGCGCCATCCGCTCGCCCAACGGCGAGGACGTGCTCTACGCCTTCTTCCGTGGCGACGACGGCTCCTACGTGCTCTTTCCGTACAACCTCGTGCGCAAGGAGGTGCAGAACCCGTTGCAGTGCCACGGCTTCAGCCTCTTCGCGGACGGGCGCATGGTCGTCTTCCGCGCGACGACCAACGAGCCCACGCGCGTGCACCCCATGCAGGTGTGGCAGACGCCCTTCGTCTCCGCCGAGCACGCCGCGAAGACGCCACCCGCGCCCGGCTATCTCGGCAAGGTGGGCAACGCGGAGCTCGTGCGCGGCATCTCCGACGCGCTGACGCTCGTGCGGCTCGCCCGCTCGGACAAGCCCTCGCGCCGCACCTACGAGGACCTGGCCGCCGCCTCCTCGCGCATGCTCGATGCCTTCTACTGGCTCGGGCACGAGGAGACGCGGCTCAAGGAGGGGATTGAATCCCTGCGCCGCACCTCCGAGCTCATCATCGACGAGTTCGAGAAGGTGCTCGCCCTGCGCAAGCGCGCCGAGGACGCCATCGCCGAGGCCCTCACCGCCCAGGAGCAGATGCTCCTGCGCGTGCGCCCCGAGGAGCTGCAGAACGCCGAGGGCTTCATGATGGCGCTGTCGGACCTGCGCAAGCAGCGCGGCCACCTCATCACCCTCAAGGAGGTGCGCTACATCGACGTGGCCCGGCTGGAGACGCTGGAGCAGCAGGTCATCTCCGAGACGGACCGGGTCAGCGCCGACGCCGTGGGCTTCCTCCAGGGCGACGAGGCGCTGCGGCCCCTCGCCACCCGCCTGGATGATCTCCTGGCCCGGCTGGAGCCCGTGCGCACCACGCTGGAGCTGGCGCCACTCGGCGAGGACATCGAGCAGGTGGGCAAGGGACTGGAGGTGCTCAGCGAGACGGTGGGCGGACTCCAGGTGGGAGATCCGCTCGCGCGCGCGCGCATCCTGGAGGGCATCTCCGAGCTGTTCAGCCGCCTCAACCGCGTGCGCGCGGGCCTGGGCGCCCGGCGCAAGGAGCTGGTGGGCCGCGAGAAGAGGGCCGAGTTCGGCGCCCAGTTCAAGCTGCTCGGCCAGTCGGTGGAGAGCGCGCTGAGCGTGGCGGACTCGCCGGAGAAGTGCGACGAGGGCCTCTCGCGCCTCACCGTGCAACTGGAGGAGATGGAGGGGCGCTTCGGCGAGTTCGACGAGTTCCTCGGCCAGCTCACCCAGAAGCGCGAGGAGCTGCTGGAGGCCTTCGGGCAGAAGAAGCAGGCCCTGGTGGACGAGCGCCAGCGCCGCGCGCAGAACCTCTTCGGCGCCGCCGAGCGCATCCTCACCGGCGTCAACCGCCGGGCGAAGTCCTTCAAGGCCGAGGACGAGCTCAACACCTACTTCGCCTCGGACTCCATGGTGCTCAAGCTGCGGCAGCTCGCCCAGCAGCTCCTGGAGTTGCAGGACAGCGTGCGCGCGGACGAGGTGCTCAGCCGCGTGAAGACGGCGCGTCAGGACGCCCTGCGCGCGCTACGCGATCGCAACGACTTGTACGAGGAGGGCTCGGGCGCTCCCGTCATCAAGTTCGGCAAGCACCGCTTCAACGTCAACACCCAGACGTTGGACCTGACGCTGGTGCCGCGTGACGGCGCGCTCTACCTGCAACTGACGGGCACGGACTACGCCCAGAAGCTGGAGGACCCCGAGCTGGCGAAGTACCGCGAGCTGTGGGAGCAGCACCTCGTGTCCGAGACGCCCGAGGTGTACCGCGCCGAGTACCTCGCCGCGCAGGTGCTGCTGGACGCGGAGGAGGGCAGGGGAGGCGTGAGCCTCGCGGCGCTGCGGCAGGCGGCGCTGGAGCCGGGGGGGCTCCTGGAGAAGGTGCGCGCGTACTCGGCGGACAAGTACGACGAGGGCTACGAGCGGGGCATCCACGACGCGGACGCGGTGGCCATCCTCGAGAAGCTGCTGCCCATGCACACGGGCGCGGGGCTCTTGCGCTTCGCCCCCACGCCGCGCGCTTGGGCCGCCTTGTACTGGGCGCTGGGCGGGGAGAACGAGGAGAAGGCGCTCCTGCATCGCCGGGCGCGCAGCCTGCATCGCCTGCGCACGGCCTTCGGCGAGGGCGCGGAGTTGGTGGTGCTCGGTGACGAGGCCGGCGAGCGCATCGGCGCCTTCCTCACGGCGGTGGGCGTGACGCCCGGCCCCTCGGAGGCGCGGCTCGCCGGGCGCTACCTCGTGGAGGAGCTGGGCGGGGAGCGGCCCCGCTTCACTACCAGTGGCGAGGCGGTGGCCGTCAAGGACGCGTTGCTCTCGCACCTGGATCGCGCGGGCACGCGCTCGGCGTTCGAGGATGACCTGCGCGGGCTGGAGAAGAGCCTCCCCGAGCGGCTGCGCGTGGTGCGCGCCTGGGTGGACGCCTACCTCGCGCGGCGCGAGGGCGGACCGGGCGCGGCGGCTCATGTGGCGCTGGAGGCCGCGGTGTTGCTGCTCACCGAGCGCAAGCTGGACCGGGAGGTGGCCGGGGCCCTCACGTCCGCCGAGGTGACGGGGCTGCTGGGCCAGCACCCGCGCGTGCACGAGCGCAAGCTGGCGCTGCGGCTGGATGAGTTCCTCGCCCGCCTGAGCGCCTTCCGCCAGGTGCGCGTGCCCGCGTACCACGCCTACCGGGGGCTCCTGAGGGACCTGTTGGAGCGCGAGCGCCGCCGTCTGCGCCTGGACGAGTTCACCCCCAAGGTGCTCAGCTCCTTCGTGCGCAACCGGCTCATCGACGAGGTGTACCTGCCGCTCATCGGCGCCAACCTCGCCAAGCAGCTCGGCGCGGCGGGGGAGAACAAGCGCACGGATCGCATGGGCATGCTGCTGCTCATGTCGCCTCCGGGTTACGGCAAGACGACGCTGATGGAGTACGTGGCCAGCCGGCTCGGGCTCACCTTCGTGAAGGTGAATGGCCCGGCGCTCGGGCACTCGGTGAAGTCGTTGGATCCGGCCGAGGCCCCCAACGCCACGGCCCGCCAGGAGGTGGAGCGCATCAACCTGTCCTTCGAGATGGGCAACAACGTGATGCTCTACCTCGACGACATCCAGCACACGGACCCCGAGTTCCTGCAGAAGTTCATCTCCCTGTGCGACGGCCAGCGCCGCGTGGAGGGCGTGTGGAATGGCCAGACGCGCACCTACGATTTGCGCGGCAAGAAGTTCTGCGTGGTGATGGCGGGCAATCCCTACACGGAGACGGGGGATCGCTTCCGCATTCCGGACATGCTCGCCAACCGCGCGGACACCTACAACCTGGGTGACATCCTCGATGGCAAGCAGGAGCTGTTCGCGCTGAGCTACATCGAGAACGCGCTCACCTCCAACGCGGCCCTGGCGCCGCTCGCCACGCGCGAGCCCGCGGACATCCACAAGCTCATCCGCATGGCCCGGGGCGAGGACGTGCCCACGGGCGAGCTGTCCTATGGCTATGCCGCCGCGGAATTGCAGGAGATCGTCGCCATCTTCCAGCGGCTCTTCCGCGTCCAGGAGGTGATGCTCAAGGTGAACCTGCAGTACATCGCCTCGGCGGCGCAGGACGAGCGCTTCCGCACCGAGCCTCCCTTCAAGTTGCAGGGCTCCTACCGCAACATGGGCAAGGTCACCGAGAAGGTGGTGGCCGCCATGACGGACGAGGAGCTGGAGCGGCTGCTCGACGACCACTACCAGGGCGAGTCGCAGACGCTCACCACCGCGGCCGAGCAGAACCTGCTCAAGCTGCGCGAGCTGCGCGGGCGGCTGTCGCCGGAGCAGGCGGCGCGCTGGGAGGAGATCAAGCAGGGCTTCGCGCGCGTCAAGCGCATGGGCGGCAAGGAGGATGATCCCGTGGCGCGCGTGACGGGTCAGCTCGGCGCCATCGAGGAGCAGCTCGGCTCGGTGCGCGACGCGGTGGTGCGCGCGGCCGAGGGCGCCCGGGGCTCTCAGGGAGCCCACCCCGTGGCGGAGATGGCGCCGCGGCTGGAGGCCCTGCGCGAGGCGATGCTGGAGCTGGCGCGCAAGGAGTCTCCCGCGCCCGTGGTGCAGGTGCCCCCGGGGACGGATCTCACCCCTTATCTGCAACACCTGGCCAAGGTCCTCCGGGCGCTCGCCGAACGCTCGGTGGCGCCCGCGCCGGCGGTGGACCTGGGCCCGGTCATGGAACAGCTCACACTGGCGGTGAAGACGATGGCGGAGCGCCCGGTGCCCACCGCGGTGGTCTCCCCACCGGCACAGGCCCTGCATCGTGCGACGGTGACATCTCTGTCACCGGACTTGGGGCGGCAGCTGTCCCTGGTGGAGAATGCCCTGGCGCCCCTGGAACGCGTTGCCAAGCGGACATTGCAGAGCGGTGAGGAGAGCCTCAAGGCGATGCAGGTCTGGCAAGCCGTTACCGAGGCACTGGAATTGCTTCAGTCCCTCCAGCGCCCCATGAGCTGA